AGGGCCGCGGCCGAGAACAGTACGCGCCGCCGGCTGATGTCTGCATGGGCGCTCGGCACGGTGAACATCCTGCCATTGCGCGCACGCTCGTCTGACGCGGCGCTGAACCCGCACGAGAGGCCGGGGCGACGACCTTCGCCACGCACCGAACTTCGATTGGCGGTTGCTGCCAGAGGCCTGGCGTATCGTGGATAGGCAATTCCGGGGCCGATCCAGGTCGCCGGCTCTGGGATTTGTGTCGGAGACAATTCAAGATGAGGAGCTCGCCGTGGCACCGGATCCAAAGTTGCGGTCTGCGGATTTGCCGTCGCAGACGCAGGTGGTCGAGCTGCTCGAGGGCGAGTTCGCGCGCGCCGGCTACGAGATCGATGACGTCGTGATCAACGCATCGACCCGTCCGCCGCGCATCACCGTGATCGCCGACGGCGACCAGGGCCTGGATCTCGATTCCCTGGCAGCGCTGTCGCGGACGGCATCGGAGTTGCTCGACCAGCTTGCGCAGGGCGACACGCCGTATGTGCTCGACGTCACTTCGCCCGGTGTCGACCGGCCGCTGACCCAGGCCAAGCATTTCCGCCGCGCCCGCGGGCGTAAGGCCGAGCTCGCGCTGAACGACGGTTCGGTGTTCACCGCCAGGCTCGGGGAAAACGATGGGACGGTCCTCAAAGTCGTGGTGCCGGAGGGCCGGGAGCTGGCCGTGCGGGAGATCGCTCTTGCCGATATTGCCAAAGCTGTTGTCCAAGTGGAGTTTTCGCCTCCGAATCGGCGCGAACTGGAATTGTCGGGAGAAACCGGGAAGGGGGCCGGCGAATGAACATCGACATGGCGGCGCTGCATGCCATCGAAGCGGACAAGGGCATCACCGTCGACGTGGTCGTCGAGACCATCAAGTCGGCGTTGCTCACCGCATATCGTCACACCGAGGGTCACGAGCCCGACGCGCGCATCGACATCGACCGCAAGACCGGCGTGGTCAAGGTGATCGCCCGTCAGACCGATGCCGACGGCAACGTCCTGCACGAATGGGATGACACGCCAGAGGGATTCGGGCGGATCGCGGCGACGACAGCCCGTCAGGTGATCCTGCAGCGGTTGCGCGATGCGGAGAACGAGAAGACCTACGGCGAGTTCGCGGCGCACGAGGGCGACATCGTGGCCGGAGTCATCCAGCGCGATGCCCGGGCGAACGCCCGCGGGCTGGTGGTCGTCCGGATGGGCAGTGAGACCAAGGGGTCGGAGGGGGTGATCCCGAGCGCCGAGCAGGTGCCGGGGGAGCGCTACGAACACGGCGACCGGCTGCGCTGCTACGTCGTCGGCGTCACCCGTGGCGCCCGCGAACCGCTGATCACCTTGTCGCGCACGCACCCCAACCTGGTGCGCAAGCTGTTTTCGTTGGAGGTGCCCGAGATCGCCGACGGTTCGGTGGAGATCGTGGCCGTGGCCCGCGAGGCAGGGCACCGGTCGAAGATCGCCGTGGCCTCCCGGGTCCCCGGGCTGAACGCCAAGGGTGCGTGTATCGGCCCGATGGGGCAGCGCGTCCGTAACGTGATGAGCGAACTGTCCGGCGAGAAGATCGACATCATCGACTACGACGAGGACCCCGCCCGCTTCGTGGCCAACGCCCTGTCACCGGCCAAGGTGGTGTCGGTATCGGTGATCGACGAGGCGGCGCGGGCGGCCCGGGTGATCGTTCCGGACTTCCAGCTGTCCCTGGCGATCGGCAAAGAAGGGCAGAACGCCAGGTTGGCAGCCCGGTTGACCGGCTGGCGGATCGATATCCGCAGCGATGCGGCGCCGCAGCCCGACCAGGATGTCCGGCCGGGGGCGGTACACGATTGACAGTAGTGACCGGCGTTTCGGACCACGGGCCCCGGGGCGGTAGACTCAGCCGTGATCCAGCGCGAGACTCCGGCTCTGACGCAACGAAGCACCTCCGACACCTCTGTCGGACCAGTGCGGACCTGCATAGGGTGCCGGAAGCGAGAGTTGGCCGCCGAGTTGCTCCGAGTGGTTGCGGTGACCGACGGGAACGGGACGAGTTCCGTAACCGTTGACCCCGCGGCAAGCCTGCCTGGGCGTGGTGCGTGGCTGCACCCCGACCAGCAGTGCGCGCAGATGGCAGTGAAGCGTCGAGCCTTCGTCCGAGCGTTGCGACTCACCGGTTCACCGGATACATCCGCGGTGATCGAGTACGTCGAGAAGCTTGCTTAAAGTCCCGACGAGCCCGGTCCCGCGGCAACAGAACAGGTAGCGAAGAACATGAGCACACCGTGAAGTCCCGATGACCATGCGTCATAGCTAAACCCGAGGCGCGGCGCCTACCACCGCTGTTGCCTCCAGACGAGGAGATGTAGTGGCAGCAGGTAAGGCCCGTGTACACGAGTTGGCGAAGGAACTCGGTGTCACCAGCAAGGAACTCTTAGCCAAGCTCAAGGAGCAGGGCGAGTTCGTCAAGTCGGCGTCCTCCACCGTGGAGGCGCCGGTCGCGCGTCGGTTGCGCGAATCGTTCGGCGCAAAGGCCGGCGGTAAGAAGCCCGAAGACAAGCCGCGCCCGCAGGGCGGGGCCGCGTCGGCGGCACCCAAGCCCGGCGCTCCCAAGCCGGCTCCGGCCAAGCCTGCCGCCCCGGCACCGCAGGCCCCGGCGCCGCAGGCTCCGGCCCCCCAGGCTCCGGCAGCTCAGGCTGCCCCGGCCACTCCGGCCCGCCCCTCAGCGCCCAAGCCGGCTGCCCCGCAGCCTCCGGCCGCGCCCAGCGCACCGGCAGCCGCGGCGCCCAGCGCCCCGGCAGCTCCCACCCCGGGCGCCACGCCCGGACCCCGGCCGACCCCGGGTGCCACGCCCGGCCCGCGTCCGGGCCCGGCAGCGGGCGGCCCGAAGCCGGCCCCGCGTGCCCCGCGCGTCGGCAACAACCCCTTCTCGTCGCAGCAGCCGGTCGAGCGTCCCATCCCGCGGCCGCAGCCGCGTCCGGGTGCGCCGCGTCCCGGCGGCGGCCCGCGTCCGTCGCCCGGCAACATGCCGCCGCGTCCGGCGGGAGCCGGTGCGCCGGGGCGGGGCGGCCCACGTCCCGGTCCGCGTCCCGGCGGTGGCCCCCGTCCCGGCGGTGCCGGGCAGGGTGCTCGCCCCGGTGGCGGCGGTGGCGGTAACTACCGCGGCGGCGGCGCCGGCGGCGGTGGTGGCGCACCCGCAGGTGGCGGTGGTTTCCGCGGTCGCCCCGGTGGTGGTGGCGGCGGTGGCCGTCCCGGCCAGCGCGGTGGCGCGGCAGGTGCGTTCGGTCGTCCCGGCGGTGCCCCGAAGCGCGGCCGCAAGTCGAAGCGGGCGAAACGCGCCGAATACGAGAACATGCAGGCGCCCGTCGTCGGTGGTGTGCGGTTGCCCAAGGGCAACGGCGAGACCATCAGGCTGGCCCGTGGCGCGTCGCTGAGCGACTTCGCCGAGAAGATCGACGCCAACCCGGCCGCACTGGTCCAGGCGTTGTTCAACCTCGGTGAGATGGTCACCGCGACCCAGTCGGTCGGTGACGACACGCTGGAGCTGCTCGGCAGCGAGATGAACTTCAAGGTGCAGGTCGTCTCGCCCGAGGACGAAGACCGCGAGCTGCTGGAGTCCTTCGACCTCACCTACGGCGAGGACGAGGGTGGCGAGGAGGACCTCGAGGTCCGTCCGCCGGTGGTCACCGTCATGGGTCACGTCGACCACGGCAAGACCCGCCTGCTGGACACCATCCGCAACGCCACCGTCCGCGAGGGCGAGGCCGGCGGCATCACCCAGCACATCGGCGCTTACCAGGTCGAGGTCGAGCTCGACGGCACCGTGCGACCGATCACCTTCATCGACACCCCGGGTCACGAGGCGTTCACCGCCATGCGTGCCCGTGGTGCGAAGGCCACCGACATCGCGATCCTGGTGGTCGCGGCCGACGACGGCGTCATGCCGCAGACGGTGGAGGCCATCAACCACGCGCAGGCAGCTGACGTGCCGATCGTGGTGGCGGTCAACAAGATCGACAAGGAAGGCGCCGACCCGGCCAAGATCCGGGCGCAGCTCACCGAATACAACCTGGTGGCCGAGGATTACGGCGGCGACACCATGTTCGTCGACATCTCCGCCAAGCAGGGCACCAACATCGAGGCGCTGCTGGAAGCGGTCGTGCTGACCGCCGACGCGGCCCTGGATCTGCGGGCCAACCCCGACATGGAGGCCCAGGGTGTGGCCATCGAGGCGCACCTGGACCGCGGTCGTGGTCCGGTGGCCACGGTGCTCATCCAGCGCGGCACCCTGCGGGTCGGCGACTCGGTGGTGGCCGGCGATGCCTATGGCCGCGTCCGCCGCATGGTCGACGAACACGGCGAGGACGTCGAAGAGGCCCTGCCGTCGCGTCCGGTCCAGGTCATCGGCTTCACGTCGGTGCCGGGTGCCGGTGACAACTTCCTGGTTGTCGACGAGGACCGCATCGCCCGCCAGATCGCCGACCGGCGCAGCGCGCGCAAGCGCAACGCCCTGGCCGCGCGCAGCCGCAAGCGGATCAGCCTGGAAGACCTGGATTCGGCGCTGAAGGAAACCAGCCAGCTGAACCTGATCCTCAAGGGCGACAACGCCGGTACGGTCGAAGCCCTCGAGGAAGCCTTGATGGGCATCGAGATCGACGACGAAGTGGAGCTGCGGGTCATCGACCGCGGTGTCGGTGGTGTCACCGAGACCAACGTCAACCTGGCATCGGCCTCGGACGCGATCATCATCGGATTCAACGTCCGTGCCGAGGGCAAGGCGACCGAGCTGGCCAACCGCGAGGGTGTGGAGATCCGGTACTACTCGGTGATCTACCAGGCGATCGACGAGATCGAGAAGGCCCTCAAGGGCATGCTCAAGCCGGTCTACGAGGAGAAGGAGCTCGGCCGCGCCGAGATCCGGGCGATCTTCCGGTCGTCCAAGGTCGGCAACATCGCCGGTTGCCTCGTCACCTCGGGCATCATGCGCCGCAACGCCAAGGCCCGGCTGCTGCGGGACAACACCGTTGTCGCGCAGAACCTCACGGTGTCCTCGCTCAAGCGCGAGAAGGACGATGCCACCGAGGTGCGCGAGGGTTACGAGTGCGGTCTGACGCTGACCTACTCCGACATCAAGGAAGGCGACGTCATCGAGACGTACGAACTCGTCGAGAAGGTGCGTACATAACCGATGGCCGATCCCGCACGGGCCAAGCGGCTCGCCAAACGGATCTCCACCATCGTCGCCTCGGCGATCGAGTACGAGATCAAGGATCCCCGCCTTGCGGGGATCACCATCACCGATGCGAAGGTGTCGGGCGATCTGCACGACGCGACGCTGTACTACACGGTGATGGGGTCCAACCTCGAAGACGAACCGGACTATGCCGGTGCGGCGGCGGCGCTGGAGAAGGCCAAGGGCGTCTTGCGATCCAAGGTGGGCGCGGGGACCGGGGTGCGATTCACCCCGACCCTCGCGTTCGTCCGCGACACCGTGCCCGACGCGGCGCACCGGATGGAGGAGCTGCTGGCCCGGGCGCGGGCTGCCGATGAGGATCTGGCGCGCGTTCGGCAGGGTGCCAAGCACGCCGGTGACGAGGACCCGTACCGTGTGAGCGGGGCGGAGGACATGGACTCCCTTGCCGACGGGGCAGACACAGAGGATGCCGGTGACCGCGATCGAACGGATGACTGATAGTGCTCATTCGGGGGCTCCCAACGGGTGCCCTTCCGGTCTGCGTGTCGACGCGCGTGCGGCAGCCGGCCTCCTCTCCGACGCGGCGAGCATCAGCGTCGTGTGCCATGTCTATCCCGATGCCGACACCATCGGTGCCGGGTTGGCGTTGGCGCAGGTGCTCGACGATGCGGGCAAGCAGGTCGAGGTAGCCTTCGCGGCGCCCGATCAGTTGCCCGAGTCGCTGCAGACGCTGCCGGGCGGGCATCTCATGGTCACGCCGAACGTCATCCGGGACGACGCTGATCTGGTTGTCACAGTGGATATTCCGAGCGTGAATCGGCTCGGCGCGCTGTCGGGGCTCGCCGGGCCCGGCCGCGAAGTGCTGGTCATCGACCATCACGCGTCCAACCAGCTGTTCGGCACTGCCAACTATGTCGACCCGACGGCGGACTCGACCACGATGTTGGTGGCCGAACTTCTCGACGCCTGGGACAAGCCCATCGACAAACGGGTGGCGCACTGTCTGTACGCAGGTCTGACCACCGACACCGGTTCGTTCCGCTGGGCGACCGCGCGGGCGCACCGGCTGGCGGCCCGGTTGGTCGAGCTCGGCGTCGACAACGCCTCGATCAGCCGTGCCCTGCTCGACACCCATCCCTTTGCCTGGCTGCCGATGCTGTCGCGGGTGCTGGCCTCGGCGCGGCTGCTGCCCGAGGCCGTCGGTGGCCGCGGGCTCGTCTATGCCGTTGTGCCGCATGCCGAATG
The window above is part of the Mycolicibacterium fortuitum subsp. fortuitum genome. Proteins encoded here:
- a CDS encoding YlxR family protein, producing the protein MTDGNGTSSVTVDPAASLPGRGAWLHPDQQCAQMAVKRRAFVRALRLTGSPDTSAVIEYVEKLA
- a CDS encoding DHH family phosphoesterase, with translation MTDSAHSGAPNGCPSGLRVDARAAAGLLSDAASISVVCHVYPDADTIGAGLALAQVLDDAGKQVEVAFAAPDQLPESLQTLPGGHLMVTPNVIRDDADLVVTVDIPSVNRLGALSGLAGPGREVLVIDHHASNQLFGTANYVDPTADSTTMLVAELLDAWDKPIDKRVAHCLYAGLTTDTGSFRWATARAHRLAARLVELGVDNASISRALLDTHPFAWLPMLSRVLASARLLPEAVGGRGLVYAVVPHAEWSTARPEEVESIVDIVRTTQQAEVAAVFKEIEPQHWSVSMRAKSLNLATVASSFGGGGHPHAAGYSAAGPADDVVQALAQALA
- the rimP gene encoding ribosome maturation factor RimP, with amino-acid sequence MAPDPKLRSADLPSQTQVVELLEGEFARAGYEIDDVVINASTRPPRITVIADGDQGLDLDSLAALSRTASELLDQLAQGDTPYVLDVTSPGVDRPLTQAKHFRRARGRKAELALNDGSVFTARLGENDGTVLKVVVPEGRELAVREIALADIAKAVVQVEFSPPNRRELELSGETGKGAGE
- the nusA gene encoding transcription termination factor NusA; protein product: MNIDMAALHAIEADKGITVDVVVETIKSALLTAYRHTEGHEPDARIDIDRKTGVVKVIARQTDADGNVLHEWDDTPEGFGRIAATTARQVILQRLRDAENEKTYGEFAAHEGDIVAGVIQRDARANARGLVVVRMGSETKGSEGVIPSAEQVPGERYEHGDRLRCYVVGVTRGAREPLITLSRTHPNLVRKLFSLEVPEIADGSVEIVAVAREAGHRSKIAVASRVPGLNAKGACIGPMGQRVRNVMSELSGEKIDIIDYDEDPARFVANALSPAKVVSVSVIDEAARAARVIVPDFQLSLAIGKEGQNARLAARLTGWRIDIRSDAAPQPDQDVRPGAVHD
- the rbfA gene encoding 30S ribosome-binding factor RbfA; this encodes MADPARAKRLAKRISTIVASAIEYEIKDPRLAGITITDAKVSGDLHDATLYYTVMGSNLEDEPDYAGAAAALEKAKGVLRSKVGAGTGVRFTPTLAFVRDTVPDAAHRMEELLARARAADEDLARVRQGAKHAGDEDPYRVSGAEDMDSLADGADTEDAGDRDRTDD
- the infB gene encoding translation initiation factor IF-2, which encodes MAAGKARVHELAKELGVTSKELLAKLKEQGEFVKSASSTVEAPVARRLRESFGAKAGGKKPEDKPRPQGGAASAAPKPGAPKPAPAKPAAPAPQAPAPQAPAPQAPAAQAAPATPARPSAPKPAAPQPPAAPSAPAAAAPSAPAAPTPGATPGPRPTPGATPGPRPGPAAGGPKPAPRAPRVGNNPFSSQQPVERPIPRPQPRPGAPRPGGGPRPSPGNMPPRPAGAGAPGRGGPRPGPRPGGGPRPGGAGQGARPGGGGGGNYRGGGAGGGGGAPAGGGGFRGRPGGGGGGGRPGQRGGAAGAFGRPGGAPKRGRKSKRAKRAEYENMQAPVVGGVRLPKGNGETIRLARGASLSDFAEKIDANPAALVQALFNLGEMVTATQSVGDDTLELLGSEMNFKVQVVSPEDEDRELLESFDLTYGEDEGGEEDLEVRPPVVTVMGHVDHGKTRLLDTIRNATVREGEAGGITQHIGAYQVEVELDGTVRPITFIDTPGHEAFTAMRARGAKATDIAILVVAADDGVMPQTVEAINHAQAADVPIVVAVNKIDKEGADPAKIRAQLTEYNLVAEDYGGDTMFVDISAKQGTNIEALLEAVVLTADAALDLRANPDMEAQGVAIEAHLDRGRGPVATVLIQRGTLRVGDSVVAGDAYGRVRRMVDEHGEDVEEALPSRPVQVIGFTSVPGAGDNFLVVDEDRIARQIADRRSARKRNALAARSRKRISLEDLDSALKETSQLNLILKGDNAGTVEALEEALMGIEIDDEVELRVIDRGVGGVTETNVNLASASDAIIIGFNVRAEGKATELANREGVEIRYYSVIYQAIDEIEKALKGMLKPVYEEKELGRAEIRAIFRSSKVGNIAGCLVTSGIMRRNAKARLLRDNTVVAQNLTVSSLKREKDDATEVREGYECGLTLTYSDIKEGDVIETYELVEKVRT